The genomic stretch AATAGTAATTCACTCTTCTTAACAATAGGTCCTGGGGACTTCTTGGTTCATCATGCTATTGCTCTAGGTTTGCATACAACTACACTGATTTTAGTAAAAGGTGCTTTAGATGCACGTGGTTCCAAGTTAATGCCAGATAAAAAGGATTTCGGTTATAGTTTTCCTTGCGACGGCCCAGGACGCGGCGGTACTTGTGATATTTCTGCTTGGGACGCATTTTATTTGGCAGTTTTCTGGATGTTAAATACCATTGGGTGGGTTACTTTTTATTGGCATTGGAAACACATCACTTTATGGCAGGGTAACGTTTCACAATTTAATGAATCTTCCACTTATTTAATGGGATGGTTAAGAGATTATCTATGGTTAAACTCTTCACAACTTATCAATGGATATAATCCTTTTGGTATGAATAGTTTATCCGTATGGGCGTGGATGTTCTTATTTGGACATCTTGTTTGGGCTACTggatttatgtttttaatttcttGGCGCGGATATTGGCAGGAATTGATTGAAACTTTAGCATGGGCTCATGAACGCACACCTTTGGCTAATTTGATTCGATGGAGAGATAAGCCAGTGGCTCTTTCCATTGTGCAAGCAAGATTGGTTGGATTAGCCCACTTTTCCGTAGGCTATATATTCACTTATGCAGCTTTCTTGATTGCCTCTACATCAGGAAAATttggttaattttaatttagttatttattattttttttatgtactgTATCAGCAACAATCTCATTTGTTTCGATGGAGAGGGAGGATCTACCTTCTTATATTTTTACATCTAGGATCCGAACTGTATCATTGATAATAATAGGAACTGAACATTATATTATGGCAAGAAAAAGTTTGATTCAGAGGGAGAAGAAGCGGCAGAAATTGGAACAGAAATATCATTTGATTCGTcgatcctcaaaaaaaaaaataagcaaaGTTCCATCATTGAGTGAAAAATGGGAAATTCATGGAAAATTGCAATCCCCACCACGTAATAGTGCACCTATACGTCTCCATCGACGTTGTTTTTTGACTGGAAGACCTAGAGCTAACTATCGAGACTTTGGGCTATCCGGACACATACTTCGAGAAATGTTTCATGCATGTTTGTTACCGGGCGCAATAAGATCAAGTTGGTAAAGAGAAAAATATCCTTtcgtatttgtatgaatctctatgatcttttgtatgaatctctatgatctATTATCATAGAAGATAGAGGAGCCCTCTTTACCATTCTGTATAAATAGACTATTCTATTTGTACGGATATGGTAGAGGGGCGTATCCAATCTTTCTTCGTACATAAGTTCCCGGTTCTTCAGCGCGGAGTAGAGCAGTTTGGTAGCTCGCAAGGCTCATAACCTTGAGGTCACGGGTTCAAATCCTGTCTCCGCaacatttttttgtaaaaaaaaaaagatctttttaggtgtaattctaattaataactatttttttgggggggggtagttagcattagggggggtagttagcattagtagttcgaatttaattttggattttatctcttatcttatcataatacattacttcaccgtgggcggatagcgggaatcgaacccgcatcTTCTCCTTGGCAAAGAGAAATTTTACCATTCGACCATATCCGCATTTTCTGCGTTCCTGATACGCACGCATATGTCCACACATATAtgacatatatcatatatcatatatgcgTCTGGATCATATGTACAGGGCCAAATATTCAGATAcaagaatgaaatataattttttttggaactcagattgaatcttaatgtgtctcacaatccgaattattaaatttattagaagtagaaggtagaaggaatggagtttttggatcggggaaatacaaaataagttcaagagatgagagaattaaggatagctaccagaaagactaatccaatccataatgatgtaccggaaaatacaatatttttattacttgaccaaccatcagaagaagcaaatacaacggGTACACTAATCAGTAAGACTGATGAAGTCGCAATTAATGCAAAAACAGCTAATTGGAAAGCAATAGTCATGTTTGTAATCCTCCAAGCTACCAACAAATGAACTATACCATTTGATCCCTCGCTTAGTAAAAATtgtaataaaatgcatcatgtagGGATTTGACCATGAATCAATTGATTCTTTAGAACTTATTACCTTACCGCTTTATTTTATTCGGACATGGAGTCGAGGGGAGTTTAGTATTTACTTCACAAGCAGAAATACTGGATCatgcatatatctatgtatacaatCTACAGATAGATACATCGAAATATGGATTTGCATCTGGGATGTTTCTACAGATAGTTAGTGTATCATCTCATATAGTCATATTCCATTTGTaggaataaaatagaaattgtctcggggagagatggctgagtggTTGATAGCTCCGGTCTTGAAAACCGGTATAGTCTAAACAAAGAACTatcgagggttcgaatccctctctctcctttttttgcttgttgaataaatttgtttctttattcATTTGGCCCGTTATCTTTCATAAAAAGGAATGGCCCGGCTAGGTAGAATAGCCGAGCCAGAACaggaaaaaaatagaatagatataaaaagaaaaagaagaaaatctcaACTAAGAGGGGTCATGGAAAGAACAGGTTCCAAATCACGATCGATTCCTTTTTCAAAGCCTGCTGCAGCTGCACGGGCCCTTCCCGCATGCCACAAATGCCCCACAAAAAAGAAGAATCCTAGAACAAAATGGGAGGTCGCCAACCAACTTCTAGGAGAGACATAATTGACTGCATTGATCTCGGTAGCTACGCCACCCACGGAATTTAAAGAACCTAAAGGAGCATGAGTCATATATTCTGCCGAACGTCGTTCTTGCCAAGGTTGTATGTCTTTTTTCAGCCTACTCAAGTCCAAACCATTGGGACCCCTTAGAGGTTCTAACCAGGGAGCACGAAGATCCCAAAAACGCATAGTTTCTCCTCCAAAAATAATCTCTCCAGTCGGGGAACGCATTAGATATTTACCTAAACCAGTAGGTCCTTGAGCGGATCCCACGTTAGCTCCAAGACGTTGGTCTCTGACTAGAAAGGTAAATGCTTGAGCTTGAGAAGCTTCTGGCCCGGTAGGTCCGTAAAACTCACTAGGATAAGCGGTATTATTAAACCAGACAAAACAACAAGCGATAAAACCAAAGACAGATAAAGCACCTAAACTATAAGACAAGTAAGCCTCTCCAGACCATACAAATGCACGGCGAGCCCATGCAAAAGGTTTGGTTAAGATATGCCAAATTCCACCAAGTATACAAATGGAACCTAACCATACATGTCCCCCAATTATATCTTCTAAATCGTCCACACTAACAATCCATCCTTCTCCCCCAAAAGGAGATTTTAGTAAATAACCAAATATGACACTTGGGCTAAGGGTCAAGTTGGTAATTTTTCTTACATCTCCCCCCCCAGGGGCCCAGGTATCATATATGCCCCCAAAATAAACAGCCTTGAGTACTAGAAGAAAAGCACCTAGACCTAACAAAATTAAGTGAATACCCAAAATGGTAGTCATTTTATTTCTATCTTTCCATACATAACCGAAGAATGGAAAAGATTCTTCAAGAGTCTCGGGTCCAAGAAGCGCATGATAAATACCACCAAAGCCTAAGACTGCAGAGGAAATTAAGTGAAGTACTCCAGATACAAAGTATGGAAAGGTGTCCATAACCTCTCCCCCCGGACCTACCCCCCAACCTAGAGTAGCTAGGTGCGGAAGTAAAATCAATCCTTGTTCATACATGGGTTTCTCTGGTACGAAATGAGCCACTTCAAATAGGTTCATTGCCCCGGCCCAGAATACGATTAATCCGGCATGGGCTACGTGAGCTCCAAGTAGTTTACCGGACAAATTTATAAGTCTGGCATTCCCGGCCCACCAAGCGAAACCGGTGGTTTCTTGGTCACGACCAGCTAAAGCTAAAGTTCCATTAAAGAGCGTTTCCACGTGGTAGAACCTCCTCAGGGAATATAAGGTTTTCATGAGGCTGATCCTGAGCCGCCATCCAAGCACGAATACCttcgtttaagagaatatttttggTGTAGAAAGTCTCAAATTCAGGATCTTCCGCTGCACGGATTTCTTGGGAAACGAAGTCATAGGCACGTAGATTCAGAGCCAGACCGACTACCCCAATAGCACTCATCCATAAACCAGTTACGGGTACAAATAGCATAAAGAAATGTAACCAACGTTTATTGGAAAAAGCAACCCCAAAGATTTGGGACCAAAAACGGTTAGCAGTGACCATTGAATAAGTCTCTTCGGCTTGAGTTGGGTTAAAAGCACGAAATGTATTTGCACCGTCACCATCTTCGAATAAAGTATTTTCTACGGTAGCACCATGAATAGCGCATAGCAGAGCAGCGCCTAATACTCCGGCAACTCCCATCATATGAAATGGGTTCAACGTCCAATTATGAAACCcttggaagaagaggatgaatcGAAATATGGCTGCTACGCCAAAACTAGGTGCAAAGAACCAACCAGATTGACCCAGTGGATAAATCAAGAATACTGAAACAAAAACAGCAATTGGAGCAGAGAATGCGATTGCATTATAAGGTCGCAATTGAACAGATCGAGCAAGTTCGAATTGACGTAACATGAAACCTATTAGTGCGAAAGCACCATGGAGAGCAACAAAAGTCCACAGACCGCCTAATTGACACCAACGAGTAAAATCTCCTTGTGCTTCAGGACCCCATAGTAGCAACAAAGAATGTGCTAAACTATTCGCAGGAGTGGAAACTGCAGCGGTTAAGAAATTGCAACCTTCCAAATAGGAACTCGCCAATCCATGGGTATACCATGAAGTTACAAAAGTTGTACCTGTAAACCAACCTCCTAAAGCGAAATAAGCACAAGGAAAGAGCAATAGGCCGGACCAACCTACAAAAACGAAACGGTCCCTCCGTAACCAATCATCCATAATATCAAAtagatcattttcttctttggtaAATTTACCAAGGGTTATAGTCATAGCGATCCTCCTATTTAACTACTTCAACCATTTCCGAACACCTCATATCATTTCCAAGGCATACGATAGTTCGATTATCTGTGGACGATTTCTCGTTCCATGCCCCTTACAATGGGTTTCGAAGATACAaattcttcttttctattgggccACAAACCAATCTAAGTAAATAAATCCACGAGCTCGATTCGATTAGTCTTTATACCTTATCTTATACTTATCTTATAACTTatactatataaaataaattaagtatTTGAACCCGGAATTGTCCTATGACTCATATTACAGTTACAGAGTATATCTTTTAACgggtcaaacaaacaaaaaaaagaaaattcactgtTTTTTCCTGCCCCTAaactagattaaatatttaaataatggtaGACTGGAAATGAAAGTAAAGTCCCTTTCTCGCATTCGTTCTCTATTGCATTGGCGGAAGAACAAAACAATATctgattctgaaatcaaggaaagatattgaaaaatatattttcgaaataaacttttatatgtaGCGGAAAAGAATATCGATTTATTCCCATGGAGCATTCAGTAAGAAGAAGATTCATTAAATCGGAAATATCGACAAATTCCTGACTTGCGTGGtctaaggaaataaaaaaatccgcTTGTACAATTTCATCTATATCGAATTTTAATATCAGAATAGCCGATATAGTCGTCATTCAATGGGTTAGGTCCACTTACTTTTTCTTGATTTAGAATTTGATGCTGGGTTTGATAAAAACAATGGAGAAGTAAGAATACTTTGGTTTGGCGATTCATAATAGCGATTGGACATCTAGAATATTCCTGTCCAAAAACAAAAATTTGAATAATTAGACATGAAGAGGACTACTTTGTCAGTACAGAGTAGACTAGTTCTAATAACTacaattattcattattatttatactaataataatgaataatgttTCACTTTTTAACTATAACTCGTAATAATCAGAAGTCATTATAATGGTGGTTACCCTTttctttttagaaataaaaagaaatctctaTTCTCCACCGAAAAACAAAGACTCAAACTTTAGTTTAGTGGAAAAAGCCCCTTATCGGATTTGAACCGATGACTTACGCCTTACCATGGCGTTACTCTACCACTGAGTTAAAAGGGCTTGTTTTATTCGATTCATGAATTATAGCCTTTTTCCATTATGAGTCTACTGCATAATATATGtacatgatatatacatatatgcacataatatatacatagttcatttaggagcaatcaatttgatttaccccccaaaagtaaaaagtgggcaaattttttatttttttttttgataaaaataatgcagTGAATTGTTTCAAGACCGACCCCGCTTGTTTACCTTTACTGACTCATCAAAACAAGATTCACTTGATTGATACATGTACCAATCTGACATCGACATAGATTCGATAgattttcttgaatcatgtgatgagGGTATTCGTACCCTGAACcgaattcttataaaaaaataaaaaagaaaaaaggaaaatttctATCGTTTTTTAATTTTCTGACTTAATGTGAGATAGTGATAGGCATATTTTATCTGAACAATGAACGAAGCAatgagttaagttaaaattaatgagttaaaattgaagaaaagaaattAAGTGGGGTTCTACCCCCTTTTCTGTTCTGTCGGACCAATCACTGCCTGAACTGACGGAGTCCTGTACCTCCTTTCGCTATATAAAATAGTATGGGATGGTTCATTCATGAACCatcaaatccaaaacaaaattCTATGGAATCATAACATAAAAGTAGAAAAGAGTGTTCAGATCTAGTCATATCATTAGATTATATTGACAATTCCAAAAAACTACTCATACTATCATCATAGTATGATGACAGTTGGGCGGATATGCCCCTATCGTCTAGTGGTTCAGGACATCTCTCTTTCAAGGAGGCAGCGGGGATTCGACTTCCCCTGGGGGTACTACGAAAGGAAGTTGATCATGGATTATCAATAAGCCTAGAAGGAATTCTTCCTGGGTCGATGCCCGAGCGGTTAATGGGGACGGACTGTAAATTCGTTGGCGATATGTCTACGCTGGTTCAAATCCAGCTCGGCCCAAAAATTCGCCGctccatgaatatgatataaccaatgatataaccaatttgtcccccagaaacaaaaatacctgatccgtaaaagagaaagagtccatttttgtttctctatccatgtttttctcattcgttctgatcttttctttctaacgatctagattcataatacttaatcaaagcaaagattatgaaaggaaaaatcgttttttctcaatgaaaggttgattatctatttttggcaataaaataaaataaacacaggTTACTAGTAATCCGTGTCACTTTCACTATAGTCCATATCTATGTGTTCTATGTGTATATGATATCAGTTAGTATATCATTCGTGTCTCTGTTACAACGCGacgaagaaaatgtttttctgaaaccattaagaATATGTATACCATACACCTCGCTGGGATTGTAGTTCAATTGGTCAGAGCACCGCCCTGTCAAGGCGGAAGCTGCGGGTTCGAGCCCCGTCAGTCCCGAACTAGGATCCGACCGATGAATGGAGAAATGAATTTATCTATTTTCCGTGAAAAAGGAGACAGGGGGCAAGATCTAATCCCCAGTGGAGatccttatttcttttgtttttcatttcgcatttatcatcagacaaatacaggaatttccatttcttccactagtgccgagtgataagggagagacataacatatatagattcgtacaatcggtggtattcctatatttagtattttaagaGATACTCGTCTGACTTTCTTTTTCGATTTTCTTGATAAATGAAATAGAATAGAGTGCTCCTATTTTTACCGAGAGTACATACGCAAATTGTATTCGTTTATTGTACAATACATAATGAACTTAACATAATTACCTCGACAGAGTACTTGTCAGGTTAAACGACAACCCTTTTTAGCTTCGACTTTGTTTGTGTATCCTCAATGACTAATTGGAAACAATCTATCTCATTCTCATTTAAATTGCACACTGAATTTTTGATGTATGCCTTCCAGTCCCAATCGAAGAAAGAGAtactaatcaaataaaagaaaagaccaaGCAACGTTCCTTTTTATTAAATTTGTTGGAATTATATTAGATCTTTTATACTTAACCCGTCCTTTTTCCATCTCACTTCTACTCTTTGGATCTGTGTGTGATTCATAGAATACCAGTCATATAATACCTCATAATTGTATGTACATAATTGTATGTATAAGTATAACGAAGGAGGAGTATATAAGGAAGACGGTAGGgttatttatagaaaagaaaaagtggaaaaggatgaaaattcaatgggattctttattggatcaggaatcccatttcagatttagtatggataaaggatcttcctatgttatactattcaattctcgacgatgaatcgatttgatagatcagatattgttattcataatattgatccgattcagtatcatcaggatgcaattcatcccattgaatttacaGGAATCAAATTTCTCATCTCTATGGGATTAGATCCCGAGTTATTGCGAAGTAAAAAAACAATGAGATTATGGAAGTAAATATTCTCGCATTTATTGCTACTGCACTGTTCATTCTAGTTCCTACTGCCTTTTTACTTATCATCTACGTAAAAACAGTCAGTCAAAATGATTAATTTGACTGAAACTTGATTTATTAGTTCTTATCAATGATTGAATAAATGAAAGAAACGGATTCAAACTCCAAGTCTTAAATGAAATGATCTGTCTGGAATCATAAGTATCTGAGATAATAAGTATCTGAGATAGTAGTATCTGAGCCGAGATAGTATGGTATAGTATTTATTATCCtattaatgattttcatagaaagttgtactgtatacagatataggcttttatatagagaaagcctatatctaggtcaatatacaatatgtatgtacatagattagatgtatatctaaatagtacatcaaaataacagtccaattctattatttttttggctacatttacttgtgtggatttcgatcaattcaaaataattgaagaccaactcttctaattcctggctttcttagaatttatatatatataggtataggtcccgagatctatcaaaggaatcaatggagcaagacaaaaagagtatgggcatattctactataaattaaataaaaaaaaagataaaagaaaacgaaaccaaagaaaagaatctttttctttttttagatttcccatctcaagaagtcattgcttgatctattaacagatgatctgcggagttctattccatgataacttcttcagatttgaaaaagaagtagattaatagagtagaccttcccaattttttatgcttaaacatgacatgagatgagtcaaaaaaagcataaaaaaatctctaggagtctaaaaaaaaggtgaaatgcgcgatatgtggatcgctcaacggaagaaagatctaatcttattatgtgtagaacctctttggacaacaactagtcatttccaatagaaagtatgtattgtcgtaatctaatataattagaatagcggaacggctttctcttctcttagaacagtaaaagtaaagaaagagggaaacaaataaagaaaaaaagaaaaaaccaatttcagattttttctttttgtaatatcCATAATTCTGGTAAGAGCTGGTTTATCAAAATAGAATATTTAGGAAGAATTCGGTTGGAAAAAATTTCCTATCATGCGTAGATTTAGGTTTCGAAATACAACTATAGTAATCATTCATTCTTTGATCGAATGGTTATTATTCattattgtattttcttattcattACTGTATTTCAGTATAATTTTGAAACAGAGACATTCTTTTTTTAAAGCTTTGCAAAACGATCAATTAAACAATTGATAGAATTCAATTACTCAATCGATTACTCGATTAGTAGTACCCCTAGAGTCCACTCCTTCCCCATACTACGAGTGAGAGGGAAAATGTAAAGACTACCATTAAAGCAGCCCAAGCGAGACTTACTATATCCATATAAATTATGTCTCCTATCTCTATGAAGGAATTATtccattattgatcaataatcatagtggaatcaatggcgcagagtcaaaatggaattctgacttaacttaaggctattgatgaaccaatccaatgaatctactcgtaacaagattataagatttctggtagaatcgggaagcattaagcataaatacaatacacacaccttttctcggaaaatgaaataacaaaggaatactcctatcccaatggaacatgtaggagtactaagacctattgtttgttaccctttttcataagcaaaagacatcaaaatataccatcaagatagataactatctatcagatacctctatttcctatttgatctaagccttactgttttttttgtgaaagaatggggagacaccatcaccagtattacatacattctttctttttttcgtaaTCCCCCTATCTTACACGGGCAAAGAAATTCCTACACGGgcaaagaaatttttttgtttcttcaactTTTACTTTTACTCTTTACTCAATAAGAGCCGACCAACTATCCTGATTGAATGTTTGAGTACTCAGAGACTCTCGTGAGTCTGGATACAAAGTATCTTCAGTCCTTTCCACAACTTCTAAATTGATTTCCCATCAGCCTATCCAATCGAATTCCAGACAGAGTCAGTAGACACAACGGTGGTAGTGTAAAATAATTAGgaattcttgatagtctttcgtacaatctcttcttcaatcctagtagcaaaaatggagtgtcctttaggaacctttggataccaagatttccgacctcttactttcgtagttttgaatcccagaatttactttcactatttatttattctacttataaaataaatgtccgaaccaatcataatcatattaaaatcataatcatattaataagtaaggcttacttcatccctatttgtaccggtttgggccacacccaaagcccggatttttagaaaaaaattgactttctttaaaaaaattgactttctttatagaactacagattctaaaaataaagtatcgataggcttatccttttgcctctccttctccggggacagaattcgtcgagttaaatcagcagaataagaaatcccaagttttttgttgatcaggcgacacccagatttgaactggggataaaggatttgcagtcccccgccttaccacttggccatgtcgccaaaccaaattcgatccaaataagataaaaaatagatttctggtcaaagactgaaaaattcagggcaaattggaaccattaactatttgttttgttgttttgaattagcgaaaggttcttcaatttgtatctcaaattgttgcgtttccttaatggcataacaaaatcaaattgatttatgactaattcagtatcaattattttcaataatcaatctttttcaatttcaattataacaatataaattataacaatatatatgtgtatatgtaaacctcaaaacagaaattgttacacagataccgctcttatgtacatatcccatatccctatagagaatcgtcgtgccttcttttttcattttctatATGCAATAGAAAAAATAGGAATTATGATATAGTGCGACCTGACTTCTGTTGCCACAAGTGAAATTACGATAAAAGATGTGATATGCGGACAGGTAGATAGCTATATTGGCATGCACTTAATAAATATTACTCCTATTACGCAATTCAATCATATTCTATATATTCTACTAGCAAAAAAATAATTCGAAATTTTTTTTGAACATGAAATGAAACTCaaataaaattaagtatgctaaaaagggaaactctatattgttcctgttgtacctgtcgcaaattcgaacttgcgtcgaaaatgctcttcattcctctgtctcatttccgttcatacgtatgaaatacatatatggtatatggagttggctaaaatttcatgtgattcagtaaacagaatatacattccatcattgctagatcgatccgtatggttcgataaatagtgagctaataatgggatttttcaataaacaggaaacttaagattaagatgctccggaatgatggaaatgagggaatgtccacaatacctggatttagtcagatccaatttgagggattttgtaggttcattaatgagggcttgacggaagaatttcataagtttccaaaaattgaagatacagatcaagaaattgaatttaaattatttgtggaaagatatcaattggtagaacccttgataaacgaaagagatgctgtgtatgaatcactcac from Musa acuminata AAA Group cultivar baxijiao unplaced genomic scaffold, Cavendish_Baxijiao_AAA HiC_scaffold_852, whole genome shotgun sequence encodes the following:
- the LOC135664550 gene encoding LOW QUALITY PROTEIN: photosystem II CP43 reaction center protein-like (The sequence of the model RefSeq protein was modified relative to this genomic sequence to represent the inferred CDS: deleted 1 base in 1 codon), with protein sequence MTITLGKFTKEENDLFDIMDDWLRRDRFVFVGWSGLLLFPCAYFALGGWFTGTTFVTSWYTHGLASSYLEGCNFLTAAVSTPANSLAHSLLLLWGPEAQGDFTRWCQLGGLWTFVALHGAFALIGFMLRQFELARSVQLRPYNAIAFSAPIAVFVSVFLIYPLGQSGWFFAPSFGVAAIFRFILFFQGFHNWTLNPFHMMGVAGVLGAALLCAIHGATVENTLFEDGDGANTFRAFNPTQAEETYSMVTANRFWSQIFGVAFSNKRWLHFFMLFVPVTGLWMSAIGVVGLALNLRAYDFVSQEIRAAEDPEFETFYTKNILLNEGIRAWMAAQDQPHENLIFPEEVLPRGNLFNGTLALAGRDQETTGFAWWAGNARLINLSGKLLGAHVAHAGLIVFWAGAMNLFEVAHFVPEKPMYEQGLILLPHLATLGWGVGPGGEVMDTFPYFVSGVLHLISSAVLGFGGIYHALLGPETLEESFPFFGYVWKDRNKMTTILGIHLILLGLGAFLLVLKAVYFGGIYDTWAPGGGDVRKITNLTLSPSVIFGYLLKSPFGGEGWIVSVDDLEDIIGGHVWLGSICILGGIWHILTKPFAWARRAFVWSGEAYLSYSLGALSVFGFIACCFVWFNNTAYPSEFYGPTGPEASQAQAFTFLVRDQRLGANVGSAQGPTGLGKYLMRSPTGEIIFGGETMRFWDLRAPWLEPLRGPNGLDLSRLKKDIQPWQERRSAEYMTHAPLGSLNSVGGVATEINAVNYVSPRSWLATSHFVLGFFFFVGHLWHAGRARAAAAGFEKGIDRDLEPVLSMTPLS